In one window of Lacticaseibacillus casei DSM 20011 = JCM 1134 = ATCC 393 DNA:
- a CDS encoding hydroxymethylglutaryl-CoA synthase: MKIGIDAIAMDTPDFYVDLVELAKVRGDEPDKYTIGIGQDEQAVPPSSQDIVTMGANAAAPLMTPAVRDSLGMVLVGTESGVDASKSAALFIHQLLDLPEWVRAVELKEACYGGTAALMMARDYVAGHPDKSVLVIAADIARYGLATAGEVTQGAGAVAMIVKADPRLITIESDSVYRSASINDFWRPVYQDTAIAQGKYSTEQYLAFFQAVWDRYQAENHLTAADFAGMTFHLPYTKMGKKALDLVLPEADDQTVKRLKERFDASTRYCRRIGNIYTGSLYFGLLSLLDHDATLQAGDRIGLFSYGSGAVAEFFSGILQPGFKDQLQSAAHARQLDDRQQLTAPEYEALFSDKVPYDPEDYRPDPAYFRGQFVLTGVVGQERLYEKRPANSSTSTH; this comes from the coding sequence ATGAAAATCGGGATTGATGCCATTGCAATGGATACACCGGACTTTTACGTCGATTTAGTGGAACTCGCAAAGGTTCGGGGAGATGAACCGGACAAGTACACCATCGGCATCGGCCAAGATGAACAGGCGGTACCGCCTTCAAGTCAAGATATTGTGACGATGGGTGCCAATGCCGCAGCACCACTGATGACCCCGGCAGTCCGGGACAGTCTGGGAATGGTGCTGGTCGGAACCGAAAGTGGTGTGGACGCAAGCAAGTCAGCTGCTTTGTTTATTCATCAGCTGCTGGACTTGCCTGAATGGGTACGTGCAGTTGAATTAAAAGAAGCCTGTTATGGCGGAACCGCGGCTTTGATGATGGCGCGGGATTATGTAGCTGGGCATCCAGATAAAAGCGTGCTGGTCATCGCGGCTGATATTGCCCGGTACGGCTTGGCGACAGCAGGTGAAGTCACCCAAGGCGCCGGTGCCGTGGCGATGATCGTCAAGGCGGATCCGCGACTCATCACGATTGAGTCGGATTCGGTTTATCGCTCGGCATCGATTAATGATTTTTGGCGGCCGGTTTACCAGGATACAGCAATTGCCCAGGGAAAGTATTCCACTGAGCAGTATTTGGCCTTCTTTCAGGCGGTCTGGGATCGTTATCAGGCTGAAAACCATTTAACCGCAGCTGATTTTGCGGGGATGACCTTCCATTTGCCTTACACCAAAATGGGCAAAAAGGCGTTGGATTTAGTCTTGCCCGAAGCCGACGACCAGACTGTGAAGCGATTAAAGGAACGGTTTGACGCTAGCACTCGCTACTGCCGCCGGATTGGCAATATTTATACGGGTTCGCTTTACTTCGGACTGCTTTCCTTATTGGATCACGATGCAACACTGCAGGCCGGAGACCGTATCGGGCTATTTTCGTATGGGTCAGGTGCGGTGGCGGAGTTTTTCAGTGGTATTTTGCAGCCAGGCTTCAAAGACCAACTACAGTCAGCCGCTCACGCCCGCCAATTGGATGATCGCCAACAGCTGACGGCGCCGGAATACGAGGCGCTGTTCAGCGATAAGGTGCCTTATGATCCCGAAGATTATCGGCCGGATCCAGCGTACTTCCGTGGCCAATTTGTTTTGACTGGTGTCGTTGGACAGGAACGCTTGTACGAAAAGCGGCCGGCTAATTCATCGACTTCGACACATTAA
- a CDS encoding hydroxymethylglutaryl-CoA reductase, degradative has translation MKFYEKTPEERRAQLIREGSLTQADASLFAATLSLPAATEAKLIENSIGEFSLPLGIARNLLVNGQLHQVPLANEEPSVVAAASNGARIAAENGGVVARVDSHQVVAEVVLTDLADLEAAKQTVLAHQADIKAIVAAAHPSMIQRGGGLVGVAVSVLANRFLKIRLTLNPKEAMGANYANTVAEAVAAVVKTWLNGTILVSILTNTPAELVTATVQLDPPTLATETASGEVIAKKIVQLSELAFVDPERAVTHNKGILNGVIGAVLATGNDTRAIAASVGAFAAASGQYQPLSRWVMHAGKLEGTLQIPLPLGAVGGAIGALPLAQAARRLGGYRDLATMQQVIAALGLVQNLAALRALAGPGIQAGHMKLQANALAIAAGADERELPALVAALREGQMDLAHAKTYLANIRSNQKVGQSKNENRD, from the coding sequence GCCAGTTTATTCGCGGCAACGTTATCCCTCCCTGCCGCAACCGAAGCGAAGCTGATCGAAAATTCAATCGGTGAATTTTCGCTACCTTTAGGGATTGCCCGAAATCTATTAGTGAATGGCCAGTTACATCAGGTGCCACTTGCCAACGAAGAACCTTCTGTTGTAGCAGCTGCCAGTAATGGTGCGCGGATTGCTGCCGAAAATGGCGGGGTTGTGGCACGGGTTGATTCGCATCAGGTGGTCGCCGAGGTGGTTTTGACAGACTTAGCCGATTTGGAAGCTGCCAAGCAAACGGTTTTGGCCCATCAAGCAGACATCAAAGCGATTGTGGCAGCCGCTCATCCTTCCATGATTCAGCGTGGTGGCGGGTTAGTTGGCGTTGCCGTGTCGGTGTTAGCCAACCGTTTTTTGAAGATTCGCTTAACCCTTAACCCTAAAGAGGCGATGGGCGCCAATTATGCCAATACGGTAGCCGAAGCAGTTGCAGCAGTCGTTAAAACCTGGCTCAACGGAACGATTTTGGTCAGTATTTTAACAAATACCCCAGCCGAGTTAGTGACCGCGACGGTGCAACTTGATCCGCCGACCCTTGCCACGGAGACAGCGTCAGGTGAGGTAATTGCCAAAAAAATCGTGCAACTTAGCGAATTGGCTTTTGTCGATCCGGAACGTGCCGTAACGCATAATAAAGGAATTCTTAACGGCGTCATTGGAGCAGTTTTGGCAACTGGCAATGACACGCGGGCGATTGCCGCAAGTGTGGGTGCTTTCGCAGCTGCTAGCGGCCAATATCAACCTTTATCGCGCTGGGTGATGCATGCCGGTAAGTTAGAAGGAACCTTGCAAATACCGTTACCGCTCGGAGCGGTCGGTGGTGCAATCGGTGCCTTGCCACTGGCACAAGCTGCCCGCCGCCTTGGTGGTTATCGAGATTTAGCCACCATGCAGCAGGTGATTGCGGCATTGGGCTTGGTGCAGAATCTTGCGGCATTGCGGGCACTGGCCGGACCGGGTATTCAAGCCGGGCATATGAAGCTGCAAGCTAATGCCTTAGCGATCGCGGCTGGTGCCGACGAACGCGAACTGCCGGCTCTGGTCGCTGCATTGCGGGAAGGGCAAATGGACCTAGCACATGCCAAAACTTATTTAGCAAACATTCGATCAAATCAGAAAGTAGGCCAATCAAAAAATGAAAATCGGGATTGA